A part of Kitasatospora acidiphila genomic DNA contains:
- the kdpC gene encoding potassium-transporting ATPase subunit KdpC, giving the protein MPRSLTALVRLHLTGLRLLLVFTVVCGLAYPLLITGFSQLALSQQADGSQLRQDGRVVGSSLLGQAFNLPNQAGPDPKWFQPRPSAAGTNGYDPTASGASNLGPNDNGLTGAIRNRRTAIAAFDGVPGNQLPPDAVTASGSGLDPQISPAYAYEQVNRVARVRRLDPNTVRQLVRDHVQGRILGFLGEPRVNVVTLNLALARLG; this is encoded by the coding sequence ATGCCACGATCCCTGACGGCCCTGGTCCGGCTGCACCTGACCGGACTGCGCCTGCTGCTGGTGTTCACCGTGGTGTGCGGCCTGGCCTACCCGCTGCTGATCACCGGGTTCTCCCAGCTCGCCCTCTCCCAGCAGGCCGACGGCTCGCAGCTGAGGCAGGACGGGCGGGTCGTCGGCTCCAGCCTGCTCGGGCAGGCCTTCAACCTCCCGAACCAGGCTGGGCCGGACCCGAAGTGGTTCCAGCCGCGCCCGTCGGCGGCCGGCACCAACGGCTACGACCCGACCGCCTCGGGGGCGTCCAACCTCGGACCCAACGACAACGGCCTGACCGGGGCGATCAGGAACCGCCGGACGGCGATCGCCGCCTTCGACGGCGTGCCCGGCAACCAGCTCCCACCCGACGCGGTCACGGCCAGCGGCTCCGGCCTCGACCCGCAGATCTCCCCGGCCTACGCTTATGAGCAGGTCAACCGGGTGGCGAGGGTGCGCCGACTGGACCCGAACACGGTTCGACAACTGGTCCGGGACCATGTGCAGGGTCGCATCCTGGGGTTCCTCGGCGAGCCACGGGTGAACGTCGTCACCCTGAACCTCGCTCTCGCCAGGCTCGGTTGA
- the kdpB gene encoding potassium-transporting ATPase subunit KdpB produces MADPVVLEPTEPHRVSRGLLNPRQLVVSFPDAVRKLDPRVMVHHPVMFVVEIGSLLTTYSAIRHSSVFAWLITVWLWLTVVFANLAEAVAEGRGKAQADTLRRTRTEAVARRITGPWRPGATEVAEEAVPAAELRLGDHVIVEAGQGIPGDGDVVEGAASVDESAITGESAPVIRESGGDRSAVTGGTRVLSDRIVVKITSKPGETFIDRMIALVEGAARQKTPNEIALNILLASLTIVFLLAVVTLQPMASFAGAEQTIVVLVALLVALIPTTIGALLSAIGIAGMDRLVQRNVLAMSGRAVEAAGDVSTLLLDKTGTITFGNRQAAEFTPVGGVEVEQLADAAQLSSLADETPEGRSIVVLAKERYGLRGRTEAEIGHAEWIEFSAQTRMSGADLSEDSGVRRIRKGAASAVAGWVRDNGGLPGPEIGPLVDGISAAGGTPLVVAVRHGGEPARVMGVIHLKDVVKHGIRERFEDLRKMGIRTVMITGDNPLTARAIAGEAGVDDFLAEATPEDKMALIRQEQGGGKLVAMTGDGTNDAPALAQADVGVAMNTGTTAAKEAGNMVDLDSNPTKLIEIVEIGKQLLITRGALTTFSIANDVAKYFAIIPAMFAGVYPGLKHLNIMGLHSPTSAITSAIIFNALIIIGLIPLALRGVRYTPSSASALLARNLCMYGVGGLASPFVGIKLIDLVVQFIPGLH; encoded by the coding sequence ATGGCCGACCCCGTCGTGCTCGAGCCGACCGAGCCGCACCGGGTCTCCCGCGGGCTGCTGAACCCGCGTCAGCTGGTCGTCTCCTTCCCCGACGCGGTGCGCAAGCTCGACCCGCGGGTGATGGTCCACCACCCGGTCATGTTCGTGGTGGAGATCGGCTCGCTGCTCACCACGTACTCGGCCATCCGGCACTCCAGCGTGTTCGCCTGGCTGATCACCGTGTGGCTCTGGCTGACGGTGGTCTTCGCCAACCTGGCCGAGGCGGTGGCGGAGGGGCGCGGCAAGGCCCAGGCCGACACGCTGCGCCGGACCAGGACCGAGGCCGTCGCCCGGCGGATCACCGGGCCGTGGCGTCCCGGTGCCACGGAGGTGGCCGAGGAAGCGGTACCGGCCGCCGAGCTCAGGCTCGGGGACCATGTGATCGTCGAGGCCGGGCAGGGCATCCCGGGCGACGGCGACGTGGTCGAGGGCGCCGCCTCGGTCGACGAGTCGGCGATCACCGGTGAGTCCGCGCCCGTCATCCGGGAGTCCGGCGGCGACCGCTCCGCCGTGACCGGCGGCACCAGGGTGCTCTCCGACCGGATCGTCGTGAAGATCACCTCCAAGCCGGGGGAGACCTTCATCGACCGGATGATCGCCCTGGTCGAGGGCGCGGCCCGGCAGAAGACGCCCAACGAGATCGCGCTCAACATCCTGCTCGCCTCCCTGACCATCGTCTTCCTGCTGGCCGTGGTCACCCTCCAGCCGATGGCCTCGTTCGCGGGTGCCGAGCAGACCATCGTGGTCCTGGTCGCCCTGCTGGTGGCGCTGATCCCGACCACCATCGGCGCGCTGCTCTCCGCGATCGGCATCGCCGGCATGGACCGCCTGGTGCAGCGCAATGTGCTGGCCATGTCCGGCCGCGCGGTCGAGGCGGCCGGCGACGTCTCCACCCTGCTGCTGGACAAGACCGGCACCATCACCTTCGGCAACCGGCAGGCCGCCGAGTTCACCCCGGTCGGAGGGGTCGAGGTGGAGCAACTCGCCGACGCGGCACAGCTGTCCAGCCTCGCCGACGAGACTCCCGAGGGCCGGTCGATCGTCGTGCTGGCCAAGGAGCGCTACGGTTTGCGCGGTCGGACCGAGGCCGAGATCGGGCACGCCGAGTGGATCGAGTTCTCCGCCCAGACCCGGATGAGCGGCGCCGACTTGAGCGAGGACAGCGGTGTCCGACGGATCCGCAAGGGCGCGGCCAGCGCGGTCGCCGGCTGGGTGCGGGACAACGGCGGCCTGCCGGGCCCGGAGATCGGGCCGCTGGTCGACGGCATCTCCGCCGCGGGCGGCACGCCCCTCGTGGTGGCCGTCCGGCACGGAGGTGAGCCGGCCCGCGTCATGGGCGTCATCCACCTCAAGGACGTGGTCAAGCACGGCATCCGGGAGCGGTTCGAGGACCTGCGGAAGATGGGCATCAGGACCGTCATGATCACCGGCGACAACCCCCTGACCGCCCGGGCCATCGCGGGAGAGGCCGGCGTCGACGACTTCCTCGCCGAGGCCACGCCCGAGGACAAGATGGCCCTGATCCGGCAGGAACAGGGCGGCGGCAAGCTGGTCGCGATGACCGGCGACGGCACCAACGACGCCCCCGCACTCGCCCAGGCCGACGTCGGCGTCGCCATGAACACCGGAACCACCGCGGCCAAGGAGGCCGGCAACATGGTGGACCTGGACTCCAACCCCACCAAGCTGATCGAGATCGTGGAGATCGGCAAGCAACTGCTCATCACCCGCGGCGCGTTGACCACCTTCTCGATCGCCAACGACGTCGCCAAGTACTTCGCGATCATCCCCGCGATGTTCGCCGGCGTGTACCCCGGTCTGAAGCACCTCAACATCATGGGCCTGCACAGCCCGACCTCGGCGATCACCTCGGCGATCATCTTCAACGCGCTGATCATCATCGGGCTCATCCCACTGGCGCTGCGCGGCGTGCGCTACACGCCGTCCTCGGCCTCCGCGCTGCTCGCCCGCAACCTGTGCATGTACGGCGTGGGCGGGCTGGCCTCGCCGTTCGTCGGCATCAAACTCATCGACCTGGTCGTGCAGTTCATCCCCGGACTGCACTGA
- the kdpA gene encoding potassium-transporting ATPase subunit KdpA, which produces MDAALAGSLQALALAGALALSYRPLGDYLARVLTSGKHLRAERGVYRLIGVNGDFDQSWTAYLRSVLAFSAVSVLFLYAFLRLQNHLWLSLGFPALRPALAWNTAASFVTNTNWQSYSGESTMGYLVQMAGLAVQNFLSAAVGIAVVAALIRGFSRDRTDRVGNFWVDVTRLTLRLLLPVSVVFAVVFVAAGMVENLHAFSGITTVSGGSQTLTGGPVASQEVIKELGTNGGGFYNANSAHPFENPNPLTDWLEIYLLLVISFSLPRTFGTMVGDRRQGYAIVAVMALIWIGSAGLLTLFEWQHHGSALQAAGAAMEGKEVRFGIPGSTLFGSSTTLTSTGAANSAHESYTALGGGVLLVDMMLGEIAPGGTGSGLYGMLILAIVTVFVAGLMVGRTPEYLGKKLGGREMKFASLYVLTTPAVVLIGTGTAMTFPAERAAMLNNGAHGFSEVLYAFTSSANNNGSAFAGLTATSTWWLTALGLAMLFGRLLPMIFVLALAGSLARQGPVPVTAGTLPTHRPLFVGMLLGVVLIVVGLTYFPALALGPLAEGLS; this is translated from the coding sequence GTGGACGCCGCACTCGCCGGTTCGCTGCAGGCACTGGCCTTGGCCGGGGCGCTCGCCCTGTCGTACCGCCCGTTGGGGGACTACCTGGCGCGGGTGCTGACCAGCGGCAAGCACCTGCGGGCCGAGCGCGGGGTCTACCGGCTGATCGGGGTGAACGGGGATTTCGACCAGTCCTGGACGGCGTACCTGCGCAGTGTCCTCGCCTTCTCCGCCGTCTCGGTTCTCTTCCTGTACGCCTTCCTGCGCCTGCAGAACCACTTGTGGCTGTCGCTCGGCTTCCCCGCCCTCCGGCCCGCCCTGGCGTGGAACACCGCGGCCTCCTTCGTCACCAACACCAACTGGCAGTCGTACTCGGGTGAGTCGACCATGGGCTACCTGGTGCAGATGGCCGGGCTGGCGGTGCAGAACTTCCTGTCCGCCGCCGTGGGCATCGCCGTCGTGGCGGCGCTGATCCGGGGCTTCAGCCGCGACCGGACGGACCGGGTGGGCAACTTCTGGGTGGACGTCACCCGGCTGACCCTGCGCCTGCTGCTCCCGGTGTCGGTCGTCTTCGCGGTGGTGTTCGTGGCGGCGGGCATGGTCGAGAACCTGCACGCGTTCAGTGGGATCACCACGGTGAGCGGAGGCTCGCAGACGCTCACCGGTGGTCCGGTGGCCTCCCAGGAGGTCATCAAGGAACTGGGCACCAACGGCGGCGGCTTCTACAACGCCAACTCCGCGCACCCGTTCGAGAACCCCAACCCGCTGACCGACTGGCTGGAGATCTACCTGCTGCTGGTGATCTCGTTCTCGCTGCCCCGGACCTTCGGCACCATGGTGGGCGACCGCCGCCAGGGCTACGCCATCGTCGCCGTGATGGCGCTGATCTGGATCGGCTCGGCCGGGCTGCTGACACTCTTCGAGTGGCAGCACCACGGCAGTGCGCTCCAGGCGGCCGGGGCCGCGATGGAGGGCAAGGAGGTGCGCTTCGGCATCCCCGGCTCCACCCTGTTCGGGAGCTCGACCACGCTCACCTCGACCGGTGCTGCCAACTCCGCGCACGAATCGTACACGGCGCTGGGCGGGGGAGTGCTGCTGGTCGACATGATGCTCGGTGAGATCGCCCCCGGCGGCACCGGATCCGGCCTGTACGGCATGCTGATCCTGGCCATCGTGACGGTGTTCGTGGCCGGCCTGATGGTCGGCCGCACCCCCGAGTACCTGGGCAAGAAGCTGGGCGGCCGGGAGATGAAGTTCGCCTCCCTCTACGTCCTGACCACCCCGGCGGTCGTGCTCATCGGCACCGGCACGGCGATGACCTTCCCGGCGGAACGGGCCGCCATGCTCAACAACGGTGCGCACGGTTTCTCCGAGGTCCTCTACGCCTTCACGTCGTCAGCCAACAACAACGGCTCCGCCTTCGCCGGGTTGACCGCCACCAGCACCTGGTGGTTGACGGCGCTGGGTCTGGCCATGCTGTTCGGCCGGCTGCTGCCGATGATCTTCGTGCTGGCGCTGGCCGGGTCACTCGCACGGCAGGGCCCGGTCCCGGTGACCGCCGGTACGCTACCGACCCATCGTCCGCTGTTCGTGGGAATGCTCTTGGGCGTGGTGCTGATCGTGGTCGGGCTCACCTACTTCCCGGCCCTGGCGCTGGGGCCGCTGGCGGAGGGGCTGAGCTGA
- the kdpF gene encoding K(+)-transporting ATPase subunit F: protein MTADNILGLIVSAVVVVYLVVALIHPERF, encoded by the coding sequence GTGACCGCCGACAACATCCTGGGGCTGATCGTTTCGGCGGTCGTCGTGGTGTACCTGGTCGTCGCGCTCATCCACCCGGAGAGGTTCTGA
- a CDS encoding MFS transporter: MPLALLALAIGAFGIGTTEFVIMGLLPQIAGDYGVSIPSAGLLVTGYALGVVVGAPLMTALGTKTSRRTMLMLLMGLFTVGNLLSAVAPSFTVMLAGRIVASLAHGAFFGIGAVVAADLVTPDKKAGAIATMFTGLTVANIVGVPLGTFIGQAVGWRATFAAVAALGIVGLLGIAKLVPALPRSQGAHLRRELAAFRNTQVVLAMAMTVLGFGGVFAAITYIAPMMTHVAGYSDGAVTWLLVLFGIGMFLGNLLGGRFADRKLMPMLYSALGGLAVVLALFTFTAHSKVLAAATILLVGALGFATVPPLQKRVLDQAHGAPTLASAVNIGAFNLGNALSAWLGGMVISAGLGYTAPNWVGAALAAAALALALWSAALERSARRPEPADAEATRVAVCH, encoded by the coding sequence ATGCCTCTCGCGCTCCTCGCCCTGGCCATCGGGGCCTTCGGGATCGGCACCACCGAGTTCGTGATCATGGGCCTGCTGCCCCAGATCGCCGGCGACTACGGCGTCTCCATCCCCAGCGCCGGCCTGCTCGTCACCGGCTACGCACTCGGGGTCGTCGTCGGCGCGCCACTGATGACCGCGCTCGGCACCAAGACCAGCCGCAGGACGATGCTGATGCTGCTGATGGGCCTGTTCACCGTCGGCAACCTGCTCTCCGCAGTCGCGCCGAGCTTCACCGTGATGCTCGCCGGCCGGATCGTGGCCTCCCTCGCCCACGGCGCCTTCTTCGGCATCGGCGCAGTCGTCGCCGCCGACCTGGTCACCCCCGACAAGAAGGCCGGTGCCATCGCCACCATGTTCACCGGCCTCACCGTCGCCAACATCGTCGGCGTACCGCTGGGCACCTTCATCGGCCAGGCCGTCGGCTGGCGCGCCACCTTCGCCGCCGTCGCCGCACTCGGCATCGTCGGCCTGCTCGGCATCGCCAAGCTCGTGCCGGCCCTGCCACGCTCCCAAGGCGCCCACCTGCGGCGGGAACTGGCCGCCTTCCGCAACACCCAGGTCGTGCTCGCCATGGCGATGACCGTGCTCGGCTTCGGCGGCGTCTTCGCCGCGATCACCTACATCGCCCCGATGATGACCCACGTCGCCGGCTACTCCGACGGCGCCGTCACCTGGCTCCTGGTGCTGTTCGGCATCGGCATGTTCCTCGGCAACCTCCTGGGCGGCAGGTTCGCGGACCGCAAGCTGATGCCCATGCTGTACAGCGCACTCGGCGGGCTCGCCGTCGTACTGGCGCTGTTCACCTTCACCGCCCACAGCAAGGTCCTCGCCGCCGCGACCATCCTGCTCGTCGGGGCGCTCGGCTTCGCCACCGTCCCCCCGCTGCAGAAGCGCGTCCTCGACCAGGCACACGGCGCCCCCACCCTGGCCTCCGCCGTCAACATCGGCGCGTTCAACCTCGGCAACGCACTCTCCGCCTGGCTCGGCGGCATGGTCATCTCCGCCGGGCTCGGGTACACCGCCCCCAACTGGGTCGGCGCCGCCCTCGCCGCCGCCGCCCTCGCTCTCGCCCTCTGGTCCGCCGCCCTGGAGCGCAGCGCACGCCGCCCCGAGCCGGCCGACGCCGAGGCCACCCGAGTCGCCGTCTGCCACTGA
- a CDS encoding geranylgeranyl reductase family protein: MAERMNAQVIVVGAGPAGSAAAAHLARAGIDVLLLEKSTFPRDKVCGDGLTPRGVHQLLRLGIDLNDPGWRRSRGVRVHCAGRQADVDWPAHGGFPDFGLTRTRHDFDHLLARHAQAAGARLHTGTKVTAPLTDAAGRLTGVTAVTADGAATEFRAPLVIAADGASARTALATGWQRAPGRPLGTAIRRYYRSGAFTDDYLHFWADVRCAGTGADLPGYGWIFPLADNRVNVGLGGLPHRRHGATDLQGTLRQWVDQLPAGWDLDEQHADGPSRSAALPMGLTRRPEYRDGLLVIGDSAGMISPWNGEGIAQALEAAEIAADTIALALTRPPGPRREQALHRYSAELDHRWGRYYRLGNTVAAQLFSRVGYRPLVSRRIMTSPTAISVVLRLLSQATADPAQDGIDSVLNTVLRLVPPLRR; this comes from the coding sequence ATGGCCGAACGCATGAACGCACAGGTCATCGTGGTCGGTGCCGGCCCCGCCGGCTCGGCCGCCGCCGCACATCTCGCACGGGCCGGCATCGACGTCCTCCTGCTGGAGAAGAGCACCTTCCCCCGGGACAAGGTCTGCGGCGACGGCCTGACCCCGCGCGGCGTGCACCAGCTGTTACGGCTGGGCATCGACCTGAACGACCCCGGCTGGCGGCGCAGCCGCGGCGTGCGGGTGCACTGCGCGGGCCGGCAGGCCGACGTGGACTGGCCCGCGCACGGCGGCTTCCCCGACTTCGGCCTGACCCGCACCCGCCACGACTTCGACCACTTGCTGGCCCGACACGCCCAGGCGGCCGGCGCCCGGCTGCACACCGGCACCAAAGTCACCGCCCCACTGACCGATGCGGCCGGCCGACTCACCGGCGTCACCGCGGTCACCGCCGACGGCGCCGCCACCGAGTTCCGAGCACCGCTGGTCATCGCCGCCGACGGTGCCAGCGCCCGGACCGCCCTGGCCACCGGCTGGCAGCGCGCCCCGGGCCGCCCGCTCGGGACCGCGATCCGCCGCTACTACCGCTCCGGCGCCTTCACCGACGACTACCTGCACTTCTGGGCCGACGTGCGCTGCGCCGGGACCGGAGCCGACCTGCCCGGCTACGGCTGGATCTTCCCGCTCGCCGACAACCGGGTGAACGTCGGCCTCGGCGGGCTGCCGCACCGCCGGCACGGCGCCACCGACCTGCAGGGCACCCTGCGCCAGTGGGTCGATCAGCTGCCGGCCGGCTGGGACCTCGACGAGCAGCACGCCGACGGCCCGTCACGCAGTGCCGCGTTGCCGATGGGCCTCACCCGCCGCCCCGAATACCGCGACGGCCTGCTCGTGATCGGTGACAGCGCCGGCATGATCAGCCCGTGGAACGGCGAGGGCATCGCCCAGGCCCTGGAAGCCGCCGAGATCGCGGCCGACACCATCGCGCTCGCCCTCACCCGGCCGCCCGGACCACGCCGTGAGCAGGCGCTCCACCGGTACTCGGCCGAGCTCGACCACCGTTGGGGCCGCTACTACCGGCTGGGCAACACCGTTGCCGCGCAGCTCTTCAGCCGGGTCGGCTACCGGCCGCTGGTCAGCCGGCGCATCATGACCAGCCCGACCGCGATCAGCGTGGTCCTGCGGCTGCTCAGCCAGGCCACCGCCGATCCCGCGCAGGACGGCATCGACTCGGTCCTCAACACCGTGCTGCGCCTGGTCCCGCCGCTGCGCCGCTGA
- a CDS encoding methyltransferase domain-containing protein, whose protein sequence is MADERAYLLDNRQPEAGQRFDAIAELFDAWTLQHLDRLGVTTGHHCWEVGAGGPGIARALAQRVGPTGRVLASDLDINWLTALPTGTVEVRRHDITQDPLPDEQFDLVHARLVLVHLPDRAEVLRKLASSVRPGGWLVIEDADPALQPLACPDEFGPNEELANRVRRSFRARLAERGVDLAFGRTLPRLLRAAGLTDVAAEAYSPITSRACRELEAATVRQLRGQLVGPDLSDADLDQHLANLRDTELDVTTAPLISCWGQRPAESR, encoded by the coding sequence ATGGCCGACGAGCGCGCCTACCTGCTGGACAACCGGCAGCCCGAAGCAGGTCAACGATTCGACGCCATCGCCGAGTTGTTCGACGCATGGACCCTGCAGCACCTGGACCGCCTGGGGGTGACCACCGGGCACCACTGCTGGGAGGTCGGCGCGGGCGGGCCGGGGATCGCGCGGGCGCTGGCGCAGCGGGTCGGCCCGACCGGCCGGGTCCTGGCCAGCGATCTCGACATCAACTGGCTGACCGCACTGCCCACCGGCACGGTCGAGGTCCGCCGGCACGACATCACCCAGGACCCGCTGCCCGACGAGCAGTTCGACCTCGTCCACGCCCGTCTCGTGCTGGTCCACCTGCCCGACCGGGCCGAAGTCCTGCGCAAGCTGGCGTCCAGCGTGCGGCCCGGCGGCTGGCTCGTCATCGAAGACGCCGACCCCGCCCTGCAACCCCTGGCCTGCCCCGACGAATTCGGGCCGAACGAGGAGCTGGCCAACCGGGTCCGCCGTTCGTTCCGCGCCCGCCTCGCCGAACGCGGCGTGGACCTCGCGTTCGGCCGCACCCTGCCCCGGCTGCTCCGCGCCGCCGGCCTCACCGACGTTGCCGCCGAGGCCTACTCCCCCATCACTTCGCGCGCCTGCCGCGAGCTCGAAGCCGCGACGGTCCGCCAACTGCGCGGCCAACTGGTCGGCCCCGACCTCTCGGACGCCGACCTGGACCAGCACCTGGCGAACCTCCGCGACACCGAACTCGACGTCACCACCGCCCCGTTGATCAGCTGCTGGGGCCAACGACCGGCAGAATCCCGGTAG
- a CDS encoding MFS transporter → MSDTTGGSPAIWRHREFMLLWGGQSVSELGSQVTVLALPLVAVVVLNASTFQVGLLSMVETSAYLLVALPAGAIVDRSRKRTMMIMCNAVQFVLIGSIPVAKLAGALTLGQLFVVALLSGLCEVFFTVSYQSYLPTLLQRDQLLDGNGKLAATRSFAQVAGPSLGAGLVVLVGAAGSMTADAISFAICSVALLAIRAPEPAPVGSGEQRPKLRTQIREGLSYLLRDPILRNSVAFNGTANFFVIVVETLGPVFLIRTLQLRPGYVGLLLALGAVGGIIGGLASNFLARKVGSARISWIAMTVLTLPGVLIPLARPGWSVVLFGFGWISWTFASTLSGISLMSYRQAVCPPEMLGRISAASRWITWGTLPLGAGPPACWARRWGSGPACGWRSSAAARPACGCTSRRCAGCATSRSRSRSWSARRRSGQESAGAYDAVRAGASGRVAVTRKPER, encoded by the coding sequence GTGTCCGACACTACCGGGGGATCCCCTGCCATCTGGCGTCACCGCGAGTTCATGCTGCTGTGGGGCGGCCAGTCGGTCAGCGAGCTTGGCTCACAAGTCACGGTTCTCGCGCTGCCGTTGGTCGCCGTCGTGGTCCTCAATGCGAGCACGTTCCAGGTCGGCCTGCTCTCCATGGTGGAGACCAGCGCCTACCTCCTGGTCGCGCTGCCCGCCGGGGCGATCGTGGACCGCAGCCGCAAGCGCACCATGATGATCATGTGCAATGCCGTCCAGTTCGTCCTGATCGGTTCGATTCCGGTGGCCAAGCTGGCAGGTGCTCTGACGCTGGGTCAGCTCTTCGTGGTGGCACTGCTGTCGGGCCTGTGTGAGGTCTTCTTCACGGTGTCCTACCAGAGTTACCTGCCCACCCTGCTGCAGCGCGACCAACTGCTGGACGGCAACGGCAAACTCGCTGCCACACGCTCCTTCGCCCAGGTCGCCGGCCCCAGCCTGGGTGCCGGCCTGGTCGTTCTGGTCGGCGCGGCGGGGTCGATGACCGCCGATGCGATCTCCTTCGCCATCTGCTCGGTCGCACTGCTGGCGATCCGGGCGCCGGAGCCCGCCCCGGTCGGCAGCGGCGAGCAGCGGCCGAAGCTGCGGACCCAGATCCGCGAGGGGCTCTCCTATCTGCTGCGGGATCCGATCCTGCGCAACTCGGTGGCGTTCAACGGCACCGCCAACTTCTTCGTCATCGTGGTCGAGACCCTCGGCCCGGTCTTCCTGATCCGCACCCTGCAGCTGCGGCCCGGCTATGTCGGCCTGCTGCTGGCGCTCGGCGCGGTCGGCGGGATCATCGGCGGTCTGGCCAGCAACTTCCTGGCGCGCAAGGTCGGTTCGGCGCGGATCAGCTGGATCGCCATGACCGTGCTGACGCTGCCGGGTGTGCTCATCCCGCTGGCCCGGCCCGGCTGGTCGGTCGTGCTCTTCGGCTTCGGCTGGATCTCCTGGACCTTCGCTTCCACGCTCAGCGGCATCTCACTGATGAGCTACCGCCAGGCCGTCTGCCCACCCGAGATGCTCGGCCGGATCAGTGCGGCCTCGCGCTGGATCACCTGGGGCACGCTGCCGTTGGGCGCGGGGCCGCCGGCCTGCTGGGCTCGACGCTGGGGATCCGGACCAGCCTGTGGGTGGCGGTCATCGGCGGCTGCACGGCCGGCCTGTGGCTGTACTTCTCGCCGCTGCGCGGGATGCGCGACATCCCGATCAAGGAGCCGGAGCTGGTCGGCGCGGAGGCGTAGCGGGCAGGAGAGTGCCGGGGCCTACGACGCGGTGCGGGCCGGGGCGAGCGGCAGGGTGGCGGTGACCCGGAAGCCGGAGCGGTAG
- a CDS encoding sensor histidine kinase, producing MDEVHMVGPERAHRRPGCRWLQSTLLQDAALALAITLAEVFFFGVPLVPGTSWQQQLELVAFAVPEVIALAFRRRWPIPVFAVVLAAAIGADLLTVRTDFAFTPYFGLLLALYTVARQSHRPAALAALVLAFVPAGLDSWDTYSKQAAPGYQTPALIANIAFYLPITVAAWGVGRWTRAAAAAAEHDQRELARARQAVATERVQIARELHDIVANAVAVIVMQAETARSTAPAEPARLTDTLAGIEDLGRSAMAELRRMLRLLRTADAPVEEAAGRRGLGDLEPLLEDARRAGILIDLDVQGTPAHLDDSVDLTAYRLVQEAVTNIIKHAGSGSHAAVRITWSEVLSLEVVDDGAGRSSQVRRELSTGHGLLGLAERIALFGGELTASPYRSGFRVTATLPLAPARTAS from the coding sequence GTGGACGAGGTGCACATGGTCGGCCCCGAGCGAGCCCACCGACGGCCTGGCTGCCGCTGGCTGCAATCCACCCTGCTGCAGGACGCCGCACTCGCGCTGGCGATCACCCTCGCGGAGGTGTTCTTCTTCGGTGTCCCGCTGGTGCCGGGCACCAGCTGGCAGCAACAACTGGAGTTGGTGGCCTTCGCGGTTCCCGAGGTCATCGCCCTGGCCTTCCGGCGCCGCTGGCCGATCCCGGTGTTCGCCGTCGTCCTCGCCGCCGCCATCGGCGCGGACCTGCTGACGGTGCGCACCGACTTCGCCTTCACACCGTATTTCGGCCTGCTGCTCGCCCTCTACACGGTGGCCCGGCAGAGCCACCGGCCCGCTGCTCTCGCCGCCCTGGTGCTGGCATTCGTCCCCGCCGGGCTGGACAGCTGGGACACCTACTCCAAGCAGGCGGCCCCCGGCTACCAGACGCCCGCCCTGATCGCCAACATCGCCTTCTACCTGCCGATCACCGTCGCCGCCTGGGGAGTGGGCCGCTGGACCCGCGCCGCCGCGGCCGCGGCTGAGCACGACCAGCGTGAACTCGCCCGGGCCCGCCAGGCCGTGGCCACCGAACGGGTCCAGATCGCCCGCGAGCTGCACGACATCGTGGCCAACGCGGTGGCCGTCATCGTCATGCAGGCCGAGACGGCCCGCAGCACGGCGCCCGCCGAACCGGCGCGGCTGACCGACACATTGGCCGGCATCGAGGACCTCGGCCGCAGCGCCATGGCGGAACTGCGCCGGATGCTCCGGCTGTTGCGCACCGCCGACGCGCCCGTCGAGGAGGCCGCGGGACGGCGCGGCCTGGGAGACCTGGAACCGCTGCTGGAGGACGCCAGGCGGGCCGGAATCCTGATCGATCTCGATGTGCAGGGCACCCCTGCGCACTTGGACGACAGCGTCGACCTGACCGCCTACCGGTTGGTGCAGGAGGCCGTCACCAACATCATCAAGCACGCGGGCTCCGGCAGCCATGCGGCGGTGCGGATCACTTGGTCCGAGGTGCTGAGCCTGGAGGTGGTCGACGACGGAGCAGGGCGCAGCTCCCAGGTCCGGCGGGAGCTGTCGACCGGCCACGGCCTACTCGGCCTCGCCGAGCGCATCGCGCTGTTCGGCGGGGAGTTGACCGCCTCGCCCTACCGCTCCGGCTTCCGGGTCACCGCCACCCTGCCGCTCGCCCCGGCCCGCACCGCGTCGTAG